In Rosa chinensis cultivar Old Blush chromosome 1, RchiOBHm-V2, whole genome shotgun sequence, a genomic segment contains:
- the LOC121051156 gene encoding root meristem growth factor 10, protein MSTCTTYHCPLYLFLLLLCLLSLHACSARRLAGVDDPNKSSEKLHFTNKGTDVNITVVPKVKSFSSSKPVLEVTEGSEITVETEPDSDDSTREESPKRYHTKAASNVKNVSSRKRKGSTSSSSSAADQKSKTRSDQKVSVSWRVPRNKRGIQKQPGFNLDYSPPKTHPPSHN, encoded by the exons ATGTCGACCTGCACTACTTATCACTGTCCTctatatctttttcttcttcttctatgccTGCTTTCTTTGCATGCATGTAGTGCCCGGCGTCTTGCTGGGGTTGATGATCCTAACAAGTCTTCGGAAAAGCTTCACTTCACCAACAAG GGTACTGATGTTAACATTACAGTTGTCCCGAAAGTGAAATCTTTCTCTTCATCAAAGCCGGTTCTTGAAGTTACAGAAGGATCAGAAATCACGGTGGAGACGGAACCCGATAGCGATGATAGTACTAGAGAAGAAAGTCCTAAACGGTATCACACAAAAGCTGCCTCCAATGTGAAGAATGTCTCATCGAGAAAAAGGAAAGGATCAACCTCATCATCCTCAAGTGCTGCAGATCAGAAGTCGAAGACGAGGTCTGATCAGAAGGTTTCAGTTTCATGGCGAGTGCCGCGAAACAAACGAGGGATTCAGAAGCAACCGGGGTTTAATCTGGACTATTCACCCCCGAAGACACACCCTCCTTCTCATAACTGA